One Sphingomicrobium sp. XHP0239 DNA segment encodes these proteins:
- a CDS encoding DUF3617 domain-containing protein yields the protein MKRLMILCAGTLLLAGCGDTGTDEGATDAAASDDAPAEGLLPGAFLIRTEVVSIDSADDADPVTDLAVGDVSENEVCIGEDGLLPAAAFAESGDECTIQNPYVRRGRLRQDLTCNRPAGQVNLAVNATFTGESIEGEIDSGTSFAGEGDYRMQRRITGERTGDCTNAEADADLEAEVAE from the coding sequence ATGAAACGACTGATGATCCTGTGCGCGGGAACGCTCCTGCTGGCGGGCTGCGGGGATACGGGCACCGACGAGGGCGCCACGGACGCCGCGGCGAGCGACGATGCGCCCGCCGAGGGACTTCTTCCCGGCGCCTTCCTGATCCGCACCGAAGTCGTCTCGATCGACAGCGCCGACGATGCCGACCCCGTGACCGACCTCGCCGTCGGCGACGTTTCGGAGAACGAGGTCTGTATCGGCGAGGACGGACTGCTTCCCGCCGCCGCCTTCGCCGAAAGCGGCGATGAATGCACGATCCAGAATCCCTACGTCCGCCGCGGTCGACTGCGGCAGGACCTCACCTGCAACCGCCCCGCCGGCCAGGTCAATCTGGCGGTCAATGCCACCTTCACCGGCGAGAGCATCGAGGGCGAGATCGATTCGGGAACCTCGTTCGCGGGCGAAGGCGATTATCGGATGCAGCGCCGTATCACCGGCGAACGCACCGGCGACTGCACCAATGCCGAAGCCGACGCCGATCTCGAAGCCGAGGTCGCGGAATAA
- a CDS encoding TIGR00341 family protein: protein MTAMPPPAGSKPRKLSDRLRLLAGARRWWRKELAEGVDQLAAVARVKEECELGGRYVFMTSMSAGIAVLGLILSSPAVVIGAMLLSPLMGPIIGAGFALAIWDVKWMRDSARTLFVGTLAAILLAALISFLSPIQTMTPEIASRVNPSLLDLAVALFSGLAGSYAMIRGRSGTIVGVAIAVALMPPLAVVGFGLATWNGAVFGGALMLFITNLVTIAAATAFMCRLYGFRSTLSKQRGWIQSAIIIAALLALAVPLTISLTNIAWETRAQRLITDAITAQFDERAVLDQVEPNFKSQPLTISAVMLTPDIRENAEADAERLLSRQLGVPVALQISQFQVDVNDDEAQQAALAAARGRATEEATRRHIGTLTEKLAVVAGTSPDAVSIDRERRRARVVARPIEGATLAAYRQLEARIAGQTPGWSVELVPPLRPIPDVAIDEAGEPDPDALFLAAWAARRRDLGLTLAGPAEATDTVRRALDQEGVSDVTLADAADAPAAPSNPEDDQIVSIRWSIPSN, encoded by the coding sequence CGGCGGCCGCTACGTCTTCATGACCAGCATGTCGGCGGGCATCGCCGTCCTCGGTCTCATCCTCTCCTCGCCCGCGGTCGTCATCGGCGCCATGCTGTTGTCGCCCCTGATGGGCCCGATCATCGGCGCGGGCTTCGCGCTCGCGATCTGGGACGTGAAGTGGATGCGCGATTCCGCCCGCACGCTTTTCGTCGGCACGCTGGCCGCCATCCTCCTCGCCGCGCTCATCTCCTTTCTGAGCCCCATCCAGACCATGACGCCCGAGATCGCGAGCCGCGTGAACCCCAGCCTGCTCGATCTCGCCGTCGCGCTCTTCTCCGGTCTTGCGGGTTCCTACGCGATGATCCGCGGGCGGTCGGGCACCATCGTCGGGGTCGCCATCGCCGTCGCGCTCATGCCGCCGCTCGCGGTCGTCGGCTTCGGTCTCGCGACGTGGAACGGGGCGGTGTTCGGCGGGGCGCTGATGCTCTTCATCACCAACCTCGTCACCATCGCGGCCGCCACCGCCTTCATGTGCCGGCTCTACGGTTTCCGCTCGACCCTCTCCAAGCAGCGCGGCTGGATCCAGAGCGCGATCATCATCGCGGCGCTCCTCGCGCTCGCCGTGCCGCTCACCATCTCGCTCACCAACATCGCCTGGGAAACCCGCGCCCAGCGGCTCATCACCGACGCCATCACCGCCCAGTTCGACGAGCGCGCGGTGCTGGATCAGGTCGAACCCAACTTCAAGTCGCAGCCGCTGACCATCAGCGCCGTAATGCTCACCCCCGACATCCGCGAGAATGCGGAGGCCGATGCCGAACGCCTCCTCAGCCGCCAGCTGGGCGTGCCCGTCGCGCTGCAGATCTCGCAGTTCCAGGTCGACGTGAACGACGACGAGGCGCAGCAGGCCGCCCTCGCCGCCGCACGCGGCCGCGCCACCGAGGAGGCGACCCGCCGCCATATCGGCACGCTCACCGAGAAACTGGCCGTGGTCGCTGGCACCTCGCCCGATGCGGTCAGCATCGATCGCGAACGGCGCCGCGCCCGCGTCGTCGCCCGCCCGATCGAGGGTGCCACGCTGGCCGCCTACCGTCAGCTCGAAGCCCGCATCGCCGGCCAGACCCCCGGCTGGTCGGTCGAGCTCGTCCCGCCGCTGCGCCCGATACCCGATGTCGCCATCGACGAGGCGGGCGAACCCGATCCCGACGCGCTGTTCCTCGCTGCCTGGGCAGCGCGCCGCCGCGATCTCGGCCTCACGCTCGCGGGACCGGCCGAGGCGACCGATACCGTCCGCCGCGCGCTCGATCAGGAAGGGGTGAGCGACGTGACGCTTGCCGACGCGGCCGATGCCCCTGCCGCGCCTTCGAACCCCGAAGATGACCAGATTGTCTCGATCCGCTGGTCCATCCCCTCGAATTGA
- a CDS encoding HNH endonuclease: MTDDPNGDRCWLCDRPLGRRVEKHHPVPKSRGGRTTRSVHPICHRTLHISMTNKELAAIGEDVDALRADPAIARFLAWVENKPPDFHAPTRRGR; encoded by the coding sequence ATGACCGACGATCCGAACGGCGACCGATGCTGGCTGTGCGACCGCCCGCTCGGTCGCCGCGTCGAGAAACATCACCCCGTTCCTAAGTCGCGCGGCGGTCGAACGACGCGGTCCGTCCACCCGATCTGTCACCGCACGCTCCACATCAGCATGACCAACAAGGAGCTCGCGGCGATCGGCGAGGACGTCGACGCGCTCCGCGCCGATCCCGCAATCGCGCGTTTTCTCGCCTGGGTCGAGAACAAGCCGCCCGACTTTCACGCCCCGACCCGCCGCGGGCGCTAG
- a CDS encoding DUF3617 domain-containing protein: MRTPIILAALLALGACGQNADEAEAQPETNEGLSAEDIENEMGSAMSRGDFLSPGLWESSIRLDSIDMPGLTDAQRDDMRTAMGGQTFRTCLTRAEVERPDARFFTGNDTDCTYDSFTLEDGRIESDLVCTIAGTPQRMSLAGEYGPERYDLTMQADSLAQDGITMAMRVEARRVGACEEE, encoded by the coding sequence ATGCGAACGCCGATCATCCTCGCCGCACTCCTGGCCCTCGGGGCCTGCGGACAGAATGCGGACGAAGCCGAAGCGCAACCCGAGACGAACGAGGGCCTTTCGGCGGAGGATATCGAGAACGAAATGGGGAGCGCGATGAGCCGGGGCGATTTCCTTTCGCCCGGCCTGTGGGAAAGCTCGATCCGGCTCGACAGCATCGACATGCCCGGGCTTACCGACGCCCAGCGCGACGACATGCGGACGGCGATGGGCGGACAGACGTTCCGCACCTGCCTGACCCGTGCAGAAGTCGAACGCCCCGACGCGCGCTTCTTCACCGGCAACGACACCGATTGCACCTACGACAGTTTCACGCTCGAGGACGGGCGGATCGAAAGCGATCTCGTCTGCACCATCGCCGGCACGCCCCAGAGGATGAGCCTGGCGGGCGAATACGGACCCGAACGCTACGATCTAACCATGCAGGCCGACAGCCTGGCGCAGGACGGCATCACCATGGCGATGCGGGTCGAGGCACGCCGCGTCGGTGCGTGCGAAGAGGAATGA
- the uvrB gene encoding excinuclease ABC subunit UvrB, with translation MAIQIRTSLAEPDTGEDFTPHRPARPEKAEGGRKFELVSDYEPAGDQPTAIKELVEGIRDHGEDSQVLLGVTGSGKTFTMAKVIDTLQRPSLVLAPNKILAAQLYGEFKSFFPNNAVEYFVSYYDYYQPEAYVPRTDTYIEKESSVNEAIDRMRHSATRSLLERDDVIIVASVSCLYGIGSVETYSAMTFKLAKGDTVDQREIIRKLVALQYKRNDANFARGSFRVRGDNLEIFPSHYEDMAWRVSFFGDDIEEILEFDPLTGKPGAKLDRVKIYANSHYVTPGPTLEQARHAIKHELDERLKELVAEGKLLEAQRLEQRTNFDLEMIAATGSCAGIENYSRFLTGRLPGEPPPTLFEYLPDNALLFVDESHQTVPQIGAMARGDHRRKITLAEHGFRLPSCIDNRPLRFNEWDAMRPETMFVSATPGPWEMEETGGVFSEQVIRPTGLIDPPVEIKPVEDQVDDLVNEARLTAQRGYRTLVTTLTKRMAEDLTEYMHEQGIKVRYMHSDVETLERIELIRDLRRGVYDVLVGINLLREGLDIPECGLVAILDADKEGFLRSETSLIQTIGRAARNVDGRVILYADRVTGSMERALNETGRRREKQIAYNEEHGITPQSTKRAVEDLLKDVRDVTASGAGKMEKDAPPLAGSNLRAHIEGLEEKMRKAAADLEFETAARIRDEIRKLEEDELGIPEAERSAPRVGYSNAGRPGTRKDRFGKTRYKKMGGRP, from the coding sequence ATGGCCATCCAGATTCGCACCAGTCTTGCCGAACCCGACACGGGCGAGGACTTTACCCCGCACCGTCCCGCGCGCCCCGAGAAGGCCGAGGGCGGCAGGAAGTTCGAACTGGTCAGCGACTACGAGCCGGCGGGCGATCAGCCGACCGCGATCAAGGAACTGGTCGAAGGGATCCGCGATCACGGCGAGGACAGCCAGGTGCTGCTGGGCGTCACGGGGTCGGGCAAGACCTTCACGATGGCCAAGGTCATCGACACGTTGCAGCGGCCCAGTCTGGTGCTGGCGCCCAACAAGATCCTCGCGGCGCAGCTCTATGGCGAGTTCAAGAGCTTCTTTCCCAATAATGCGGTCGAATATTTCGTCAGCTATTACGATTATTACCAGCCCGAGGCCTATGTGCCGCGGACCGACACCTACATCGAGAAGGAAAGCTCGGTGAACGAGGCGATCGACCGGATGCGCCATTCTGCGACGCGGTCTTTGCTGGAGCGGGACGACGTGATCATCGTCGCGTCGGTCAGCTGTCTATACGGCATCGGGTCGGTCGAGACCTATTCGGCGATGACCTTCAAGCTCGCCAAGGGCGACACGGTCGACCAGCGCGAGATCATCCGCAAGCTGGTCGCGCTGCAATACAAGCGCAACGACGCCAATTTCGCGCGCGGCAGCTTTCGGGTGCGGGGGGACAATCTGGAAATCTTCCCGTCGCACTACGAGGACATGGCGTGGCGGGTGAGCTTCTTCGGGGACGATATCGAGGAGATTCTGGAATTCGATCCGCTGACCGGCAAGCCAGGCGCGAAGCTCGACCGGGTGAAGATCTACGCCAACTCGCACTACGTGACGCCGGGGCCGACGCTCGAGCAGGCGCGGCACGCGATCAAGCACGAACTGGACGAGCGATTGAAGGAGCTGGTGGCGGAGGGGAAGCTCTTGGAGGCGCAGCGGCTAGAGCAACGGACGAATTTCGACCTGGAGATGATCGCGGCGACGGGCAGCTGCGCGGGGATCGAGAATTATTCGCGGTTCCTGACCGGGCGCCTGCCGGGCGAACCGCCGCCCACCCTGTTCGAATATCTGCCCGACAATGCGCTCCTGTTCGTCGACGAAAGCCACCAGACGGTGCCGCAGATCGGCGCGATGGCGCGAGGCGATCACCGCCGCAAGATCACGCTGGCCGAACATGGGTTCCGCCTGCCGAGCTGTATCGACAACCGGCCGCTACGGTTCAACGAATGGGATGCGATGCGGCCCGAGACGATGTTCGTGTCGGCGACGCCGGGGCCGTGGGAGATGGAGGAGACGGGCGGCGTCTTTTCCGAACAGGTCATCCGCCCGACGGGCCTCATCGACCCGCCGGTCGAGATCAAGCCGGTCGAGGACCAGGTCGACGATCTGGTCAACGAGGCGCGGCTGACGGCGCAGCGCGGGTATCGCACGCTGGTGACGACGCTGACCAAGCGGATGGCCGAGGACCTGACCGAATATATGCACGAGCAGGGCATCAAGGTCAGATACATGCATTCCGACGTCGAGACGCTGGAGCGCATCGAGCTGATCCGCGACCTTCGGCGCGGGGTCTATGACGTGCTCGTCGGCATCAACCTGCTGCGCGAGGGACTGGATATTCCCGAGTGCGGGCTGGTCGCGATCCTCGATGCGGACAAGGAAGGCTTCCTGCGGTCCGAGACGAGCCTCATCCAGACGATCGGGCGCGCGGCGCGCAACGTCGACGGGCGGGTCATTCTCTATGCCGACCGGGTGACGGGTTCGATGGAGCGGGCGCTCAACGAAACCGGGCGGCGGCGCGAGAAGCAGATCGCCTACAACGAGGAACATGGCATCACGCCGCAATCGACCAAGCGCGCGGTGGAGGATCTGCTCAAGGACGTCCGCGACGTTACCGCGTCGGGCGCGGGCAAGATGGAGAAGGACGCACCGCCGTTGGCGGGGTCGAACCTTCGCGCGCACATCGAGGGGCTCGAGGAGAAGATGCGCAAGGCCGCAGCGGACCTGGAGTTCGAGACGGCCGCGCGGATCCGAGACGAGATCCGCAAGCTGGAAGAAGACGAGCTGGGCATTCCCGAGGCCGAGCGGTCGGCGCCGCGCGTCGGCTATTCCAATGCGGGTCGGCCGGGAACGCGCAAGGACCGCTTCGGCAAGACGCGCTACAAGAAAATGGGCGGGCGGCCCTAG
- a CDS encoding serine hydrolase domain-containing protein, which produces MRTAVIVLWVAMTAGCASTPTQPPRAAVAFTTDTIVASEAGGVADPATGRIASPNDPVRIASISKLVTAIGAMMLVEEGRLSLDAPVGDVLGYPVAHPAAPRTPVTLRQLLSHTSGVRDGAGYAIPLGDTLRDRLADPAAWSAEPREGYFSYSNLNFVIVASAMEAATGERFDRLMDRLLFAPMGLDACFNWAGCSDATIARAIVLQREGVPVWDDLGGRRPDCPVVVKDGEPCDLSRWRPGENGALFSPQGGLRIGAEDLAQIGRLLLGRGTTGGRTYLSPDLFDRMVAPQWNYDGTNGDTWSGVFCRYGLGVHLLQSPGAECADDPGLPLGRWAGHSGDAYGLRSGLWVDLENPRGIAWHIGGEPELSDDETSWIQGFLPVEKEMTARALDLFEGADR; this is translated from the coding sequence GTGCGCACCGCCGTCATCGTCCTTTGGGTCGCGATGACGGCGGGCTGCGCTTCGACCCCCACCCAGCCGCCTCGCGCGGCGGTGGCCTTCACTACCGACACGATCGTGGCGAGCGAGGCGGGCGGCGTCGCCGACCCCGCGACGGGCCGCATCGCGTCCCCGAACGACCCGGTTCGCATCGCCTCCATCTCCAAGCTTGTGACCGCCATCGGCGCGATGATGCTGGTCGAGGAAGGCCGGCTCTCGCTCGACGCGCCGGTCGGCGATGTCCTTGGCTACCCCGTCGCGCATCCTGCCGCGCCGCGCACGCCCGTTACGCTTCGCCAGCTTCTGTCGCACACCTCGGGCGTGCGCGACGGGGCGGGCTATGCGATCCCGCTAGGCGACACGCTTCGCGACCGCCTCGCCGACCCCGCCGCGTGGAGCGCGGAGCCGCGCGAGGGCTATTTCTCCTATTCCAACCTCAATTTCGTCATCGTCGCCAGCGCGATGGAGGCGGCGACCGGCGAACGCTTCGACCGGCTGATGGACCGCCTGCTGTTCGCCCCGATGGGGCTCGACGCCTGTTTCAACTGGGCCGGTTGTTCGGACGCGACCATCGCCCGCGCGATCGTCCTGCAACGCGAAGGCGTTCCCGTCTGGGACGACCTCGGCGGTCGGCGACCCGATTGCCCCGTCGTCGTCAAGGACGGCGAGCCGTGCGACCTGTCGCGCTGGCGCCCCGGTGAGAATGGCGCGCTCTTCTCGCCGCAAGGGGGATTGCGCATCGGCGCGGAAGATCTCGCGCAGATCGGACGCCTTCTCCTCGGTCGCGGCACGACAGGTGGCCGCACCTATCTGTCGCCCGATCTGTTCGACCGGATGGTCGCCCCCCAATGGAACTACGACGGCACCAACGGCGACACGTGGAGCGGCGTGTTCTGCCGCTACGGGCTCGGCGTCCACCTGCTGCAATCGCCGGGCGCGGAATGCGCCGACGATCCGGGACTGCCACTTGGTCGCTGGGCGGGTCATTCGGGCGACGCCTACGGCCTGCGCTCGGGGCTGTGGGTCGATCTGGAAAACCCGCGCGGCATCGCCTGGCACATCGGCGGAGAGCCCGAACTGTCCGACGACGAAACCAGCTGGATCCAGGGCTTTCTGCCGGTAGAGAAAGAGATGACCGCCCGCGCGCTCGACCTGTTTGAAGGAGCAGACCGCTAA